The Sesamum indicum cultivar Zhongzhi No. 13 linkage group LG2, S_indicum_v1.0, whole genome shotgun sequence genome contains a region encoding:
- the LOC105155730 gene encoding uncharacterized protein LOC105155730, with the protein MHMNLLENVNNLEDRPMKPSSPGTKITFDMDSLVGGATDLESTREICLPNLAMDDAVTAEQASAFEEATSDKTKSLPEATIASRELPKISPSEKLIFPESVDLQASAENDVIQDLSSAYLSKNEPGGGNSSDVVDFMDTKATGSSGEKEKNTDERSIAGSTSNYKHRMSDNSEPLQTFAISEKDDGAKSLVFVEDHVRGNRERTEPGQANSLFANSCTTNAVPGISCDTPSGREKREPASEICKLPLVSQPADLSEKDAEKRSEPLVTCSRYFSQSEKTEYTVQKASTQTTFSSLSSKKKMGLSLPSLVQGRDWDNNQSDRKLVSLPLQHSKPPLRRELSQVQSQESCEGPKTCCDVPGVIGLQIGKKLSDSSTLESKDMIKTKSAMRQRETSPENLDTLSSSMEVNKKAAQSSGNAASLVSIPTIKKTADKQKLSSIDNSKKTINQHGLKLSGLNLDSTKFPIERDTKSVGNISRNRVFAHFPNLRNQSAGILSMKRKTMGVTSSLFPIMFSFANELEIFSNDIINQ; encoded by the exons ATGCACATGAATCTACTTGAAAATGTGAACAACTTAGAAGATAGGCCCATGAAGCCATCTTCACCAGGGACCAAGATTACTTTTGACATGGATAGTCTAGTTGGAGGAGCAACAGATCTTGAATCGACAAGGGAAATTTGCCTTCCGAATTTGGCAATGGATGATGCTGTTACTGCAGAACAGGCATCTGCTTTTGAGGAAGCTACATCTGATAAAACAAAAAGCCTTCCAGAGGCAACAATTGCTTCCAGGGAGCTACCAAAAATCAGTCCAtctgaaaaattgattttccCAGAGTCAGTTGATCTTCAAGCTTCTGCTGAGAATGATGTCATTCAGGATTTGTCATCTGCTTATCTCTCCAAGAATGAGCCAGGTGGAGGTAATTCATCAGACGTGGTTGATTTCATGGATACAAAGGCAACTGGCTCAagtggagaaaaagaaaaaaatactgatGAGCGATCAATTGCTGGTTCAACTAGTAATTACAAACATAGAATGTCTGATAACTCAGAACCCCTCCAGACTTTTGCAATCTCAGAGAAGGATGATGGTGCAAAGAGTCTGGTTTTCGTTGAAGATCATGTGAGAGGCAATAGAGAAAGAACAGAACCAGGTCAAGCTAATTCACTTTTTGCAAATTCTTGTACCACTAATGCTGTACCAGGGATATCCTGTGACACACCATCTGGAAGGGAGAAACGGGAACCTGCTTCAGAGATCTGCAAGTTACCCTTGGTCAG TCAACCAGCTGATCTCTCTGAGAAAGATGCAGAGAAGAGAAGTGAACCCCTCGTTACCTGCTCAAGATACTTTTCTCAGTCAGAGAAAACTGAATATACCGTGCAGAAGGCGTCAACCCAGACAACATTTTCCTCATTAAGTAGTAAAAAGAAGATGGGTCTCAGTCTACCTAGTCTAGTTCAAGGAAG GGACTGGGATAATAATCAGAGTGATAGAAAACTAGTTTCCCTTCCACTGCAACATTCTAAACCACCATTGAGGAGGGAACTTTCCCAGGTACAAAGTCAGGAGAGCTGCGAGGGTCCAAAGACTTGTTG TGATGTGCCTGGCGTTATTGGGTTGCAGATTGGgaaaaaattaagtgattCTTCTACTTTGGAAAGCAAGGAtatgataaaaacaaaatctgCTATGAGGCAAAGAGAAACAAGTCCAGAAAATCTAGATACTCTGAG TTCAAGCATGGAGGTCAACAAAAAAGCAGCACAAAGTAGTGGCAATGCTGCTTCTTTGGTATCTATTCCAACTATAAAGAAAACTGCGGATAAACAGAAGCTTTCTTCAATTGATAATAGTAAGAAGACCATTAATCAACATGGACTGAAACTTTCAGG TTTAAACCTTGATTCTACAAAGTTCCCAATCGAGAGAGATACCAAATCAGTAGGAAATATTAGTCGCAACAGGGTTTTTGCCCATTTTCCGAACTTGCGGAATCAATCAGCTGGTATCCTATCTATGAAGCGAAAAACAATGGGAGTAACGTCATCTCTCTTTCCCATAATGTTCAGTTTTGCCAATGAGCTTGAGATCTTTAGCAACGACATAATCAATCAATAA